A window of the Penaeus vannamei isolate JL-2024 chromosome 19, ASM4276789v1, whole genome shotgun sequence genome harbors these coding sequences:
- the LOC113804812 gene encoding uncharacterized protein — translation MALYPDSSWESPGLECTQRPFQTLDIYAWSPQDCGDWASSVCRRRGLDQNAVDLCSFRNTTGVLLLQFSLQDFCTLVGDDVGGLFYQDFLAQIKKRRANYMETPADSYPSHYGMYSTSVRESYSSWEYTSDDIRALDQYIPEEVFENITQDFGLAEQLMPVKYGEHPPFNQPVDMARGEATQPLLDATVGGAEVGVVEEAGVGAGADGCSAEEGAVASLLYPITSRRKRTRGPKVWEFLVRLLLDPSTNPSLIAWEDREAGTFRLVEKEKIAALWIKRSGSGSLSYSNFARTIRHHYGTGNILPTDRQLVFGLGAAAWDYLNRLRQDGSETYGWQLAFQGNRM, via the exons ATGGCCCTATATCCTGACAGTTCATGGGAATCTCCAGGACTCGAATGCACCCAGAGGCCCTTCCAGACTCTTGACATCTATGCCTGGAGCCCACAG GACTGCGGGGACTGGGCCAGCAGTGTCTGCCGTCGCAGGGGCCTCGACCAGAACGCCGTGGATCTCTGCTCCTTCAGGAACACCACCGGCGTCCTGCTGCTCCAGTTCTCCTTACAGGACTTCTGCACGCTCGTTGGAGACGACGTCGGTGGGCTGTTCTATCAGGATTTTCTGGCCCAGATTAAGAAGAGGCGAG CTAACTATATGGAGACCCCTGCAGACAGCTATCCCTCTCACTACGGGATGTATTCGACCTCCGTCCGGGAGAGCTACTCCTCGTGGGAGTACACGAGCGACGACATCCGGGCTCTAGACCAGTATATACCCGAGGAGGTGTTCGAGAACATCACGCAGGACTTCGGGTTAGCGGAACAGCTGATGCCTGTTAAGTATG GCGAACACCCGCCATTCAACCAGCCAGTGGACATGGCAAGAGGCGAGGCAACACAGCCTCTACTAGACGCAACGGTGGGTGGGGCGGAGGTGGGCGTGGTCGAGGAGGCTGGTGTGGGCGCGGGGGCCGATGGCTGTAGCGCCGAAGAAGGTGCTGTGGCGTCGCTGCTGTATCCCATCACGAGCAGGAGGAAGCGCA CTCGGGGTCCCAAAGTGTGGGAGTTCCTCGTGCGTCTCCTTCTGGACCCCAGCACCAACCCTTCGCTGATCGCCTGGGAGGACAGGGAGGCTGGGACCTTCCggctggtggagaaggagaagatcgCCGCCCTCTGGATAAAGCGGTCGGGCAGTGGGAGTCTTTCCTACTCCAACTTTGCTCGCACGATTAG ACACCACTACGGGACGGGGAACATCCTACCAACGGATCGCCAGCTCGTCTTCGGCCTGGGTGCTGCGGCCTGGGACTACCTGAACAGACTTCGGCAAGATGGCAGCG